A genomic window from Salvia splendens isolate huo1 chromosome 11, SspV2, whole genome shotgun sequence includes:
- the LOC121755528 gene encoding ADP-ribosylation factor 2: MGLTFTKLFSRLFAKKEMRILMVGLDAAGKTTILYKLKLGEIVTTIPTIGFNVETVEYKNISFTVWDVGGQDKIRPLWRHYFQNTQGLIFVVDSNDRDRVVEARDELHRMLNEDELRDAVLLVFANKQDLPNAMNAAEITDKLGLHSLRQRHWYIQSTCATSGEGLYEGLDWLSNNIANKA; this comes from the exons ATGGGGTTGACATTCACAAAGCTTTTTAGCCGGCTTTTTGCCAAGAAGGAGATGCGTATTTTGATGGTTGGTCTCGATGCGGCTGGTAAGACCACCATTCTGTATAAGCTCAAGCTTGGAGAGATTGTTACTACCATTCCTACCATTG GCTTCAATGTGGAGACTGTCGAATACAAGAACATTAGCTTCACTGTGTGGGATGTCGGGGGTCAGGACAAG ATCCGCCCATTGTGGAGGCACTACTTCCAGAATACTCAGGGTCTCATCTTTGTAGTGGATAGCAATGATAGGGATCGTGTTGTGGAGGCAAGGGATGAATTGCATAGGATGTTGAATGAG GATGAGCTGAGAGATGCTGTACTACTTGTTTTTGCAAACAAACAAGATCTTCCTAATGCAATGAATGCTGCTGAAATCACTGACAAGCTTGGTCTACACTCGCTCAGGCAGCGCCACTG GTACATCCAGAGCACTTGTGCCACCTCTGGCGAGGGACTCTATGAGGGACTTGACTGGCTCTCCAACAACATTGCTAACAAG GCTTAG
- the LOC121755527 gene encoding 1,4-dihydroxy-2-naphthoyl-CoA synthase, peroxisomal-like produces the protein MAGISAEAAKAVHRRMFAVSRHLIPESNHTHCLGMSACSSGFDDTYHRVHGAVPAHIPPWKPAIDDSGKDFADIIYEKAVGEGIAKITINRPERRNAFRPETVKELIRAFNDARDDNSIGVIILTGKGTKAFCSGGDQALRSKDGYVDYDNFGRLNVLDLQVQIRRLPKPVIAMVAGYAVGGGHVLQMVCDLTIAADNAVFGQTGPKVGSFDAGYGASIMSRLVGPKRAREMWYMTRFYNANEAEKMGLVNTVVPLEKLEEETVKWCREILRNSPMAVRLCKAAINAADDGHAGLQQIGGDATLLFYGTEEGNEGKDAYLERRKPDFSKFPRLP, from the exons ATGGCGGGAATTTCTGCAGAAGCTGCTAAAGCAGTCCATCGAAGAATGTTTGCTGTTTCTAGGCATCTCATTCCGGAATCGAATCACACTCACTGCCTCGGCATGTCCGCCTGCAGCTCCGGATTCGACGACACGTACCATCGGGTGCACGGAGCCGTACCAGCTCATATCCCGCCGTGGAAACCGGCGATCGACGATTCCGGTAAGGATTTCGCCGACATTATCTACGAGAAGGCAGTTGGAGAAGGCATTGCTAAG ATTACAATCAATAGGCCGGAGAGGAGAAATGCGTTTAGGCCTGAAACGGTGAAGGAGCTGATTCGTGCTTTCAATGATGCCAGAGATGACAACTCAATCGGAGTCATCATCCTCACCGGGAAG GGCACAAAGGCATTCTGCAGTGGAGGGGATCAAGCACTTAGAAGCAAAGATGGTTACGTTGATTATGATAATTTCGGACGTCTCAATGTATTAGACCTTCAG GTTCAAATCCGCCGCCTTCCTAAGCCAGTTATAGCAATG GTTGCGGGCTATGCAGTAGGGGGTGGACATGTGCTTCAAATGGTGTGTGATCTAACAATCGCAGCTGATAATGCTGTTTTTGGTCAGACGGGCCCGAAG GTTGGAAGCTTTGATGCAGGCTATGGGGCTTCAATAATGTCTCGTTTG GTTGGCCCAAAACGTGCACGTGAAATGTGGTACATGACGAGGTTCTACAATGCTAATGAAGCAGAGAAAATGGGGCTTGTCAATACCGTTGTTCCT CTGGAGAAGCTGGAAGAGGAAACAGTTAAATGGTGCAGAGAGATTCTGAGGAATAGTCCTATGGCAGTTCGGTTGTGCAAAGCTGCCATCAATGCAGCTGATGATGGACATGCTGGGCTTCAG CAAATTGGAGGAGACGCTACGCTCCTTTTCTATGGGACTGAAGAGGGTAACGAAGGGAAGGACGCGTATTTGGAGCGAAGGAAACCAGATTTCTCAAAATTTCCAAGGCTTCCATGA
- the LOC121756493 gene encoding signal recognition particle receptor subunit beta-like codes for MDEKNLENLKIQLQQLHNDAHEFVQSIPPTQLYSAIGVFIFTIWFFLIIRLFKRRASNTIVLTGLSGSGKTVLFYQLRDGSSHQGTVTSMEPNEETFVLHSETTKKGKVKPVHIVDVPGHSRLKPKLDEFLPHAAGIVFVVDAVEFLPNVRAASEYLYDILTKASVVKRKIPLLLLCNKVDKVTAHTKDFIRKQLEKEIDKLRASRTALSSADIANEYSLGVPGEAFAFHQCVNKISVAEASGSTGDISQLEQFIRDYVKA; via the exons ATGGATGAGAAGAATTTGGAGAATCTGAAGATCCAATTGCAGCAGTTACACAATGATGCACACGAATTCGTGCAGAGTATTCCTCCAACGCAGCTCTACAGTGCTATCGGAGTATTCATTTTCACCATATGGTTCTTCTTAATCA TTCGTCTTTTCAAGCGTAGGGCTTCAAATACTATTGTGCTCACTGGGTTAAGTGGAAGTGGAAAAACAGTTCTTTTTTACCAG CTTCGGGATGGCTCCTCCCATCAGGGTACTGTGACATCAATGGAACCTAATGAAGAAACATTTGTACTACATTCGGAGACAACTAAG AAGGGAAAAGTGAAGCCAGTTCACATTGTAGATGTTCCTGGGCACTCACGTCTTAAACCCAAACTAGATGAGTTCTTGCCTCATGCAGCTGGAATAGTTTTTGTAGTAGATGCTGTGGAATTCCTACCTAATGTTCGTGCTGCTTCAGA GTACCTCTATGATATTTTGACAAAGGCTAGTGTCGTGAAGAGAAAGATCCCTTTGCTACTCTTGTGCAACAAGGTAGACAAAGTTACAGCACACACAAAAGATTTCATCAGAAAACAGCTTGAGAAGGAAAT TGACAAGCTCCGTGCGTCAAGAACAGCATTATCTTCAGCCGACATTGCTAATGAATACTCACTGGGGGTACCTGGAGAAGCTTTTGCATTTCATCAGTGCGTCAACAAAATCTCAGTCGCAGAAGCGTCTGGTTCAACTGGTGACATCTCTCAGTTAGAGCAGTTTATCAGAGATTATGTTAAAGCTTGA
- the LOC121753652 gene encoding 2-phytyl-1,4-beta-naphthoquinone methyltransferase, chloroplastic-like, with protein sequence MATTLQFALPSIAGRRRRPDSRSINRPVRCAADRQALFNRIAPVYDNLNDLFSLGRHRVWKRMTVSWSGVKEGDTVLDVCCGSGDLAFLLSEKVGITGKVIALDFSREQLQIAASRQSERSKACYKNIEWIEGDAVELPFSKSSFDAATIGYGLRNIVDRRKAMEEMYKVLKPGSKVSILDFNKSTSSLNSSIQDWMIDYIVVPIASGYGLANEYHYLKNSIKEYLTGNELEKLAGEVGFSEAKFYEIGAGFMGNLVATR encoded by the exons ATGGCTACTACACTTCAATTTGCTCTTCCCTCCATCGCTGGGCGCCGCCGCCGGCCGGATTCGCGCTCCATTAACAGACCGGTCAGGTGCGCAGCTGACCGGCAGGCGCTTTTTAACCGCATTGCACCTGTTTATGATAAC TTGAATGACTTGTTTAGTTTAGGAAGGCATAGAGTGTGGAAGAGGATGACTGTTTCCTGGAGCGG AGTGAAAGAAGGAGATACTGTGTTGGATGTTTGTTGTGGAAGTGGGGATTTGGCTTTTCTGCTATCTGAGAAAGTTGGGATCACGGGAAAG GTGATTGCTCTCGATTTCTCAAGGGAGCAGTTACAAATTGCTGCAAGCCGCCAGAGTGAACGATCAAAGGCCTGTTACAAGAACATCGA GTGGATTGAAGGAGACGCAGTCGAGTTACCATTCTCAAAATCCTCGTTTGATGCCGCAACAATTGGCTATGGCTTACGGAATATTGTGGATAGGAGAAAAGCTATGGAGGAGATGTATAAAGTTCTGAAACCTGGTTCAAAAGTATCTATTCTTGACTTCAACAAAAGCACTAGCTCATTAAACTCTTCAATTCAG GATTGGATGATTGACTACATAGTGGTTCCTATTGCAAGTGGCTATGGCCTAGCCAACGAGTACCATTACTTGAAGAACTCAATCAAGGAATATCTGACGG GAAACGAGTTGGAGAAGCTAGCTGGAGAAGTGGGCTTTTCTGAGGCCAAGTTCTATGAGATCGGTGCAGGGTTCATGGGGAATTTGGTGGCGACCCGTTAG